One Carya illinoinensis cultivar Pawnee chromosome 5, C.illinoinensisPawnee_v1, whole genome shotgun sequence genomic window, TCAtgtaaacaaatgaaaaaaaaaagaaaagaaaagaaacctaCTCAATCCCCAATACACCTCCGACCTCAACAATCataaaaaccaaagaaaaccataaaaacctcCCAGACTATATGCGAATATAAGGCAAACCCAACCTCTCCAACCCATAAAATTCCCTTTAGCTCCTTAGGAAGCAATTCAAATACCTCATATTGAATAAACTTGGGATATGCCTATTTCTATCAATAAACTTGCTtactataaaaaattttaaaaaaaatctgtggCATATTGAAACGAGTGATTGAATAGCAGAATGACAACACGAATTCGACAGAAAATGATGAGCTAATGTATTATTAATTACATGGTAAACTATTAGATGAATGAAACTTACGGTTATAATCGAATCGAGCTTGACCTCTGATTCCAGCTGATCATCCAACCAAAGAACAGATGCAAGTGGAGCCGGGTTCGCCAACCCTGTGGTCTCCAGTAAAATATGATCAagactgaaaaaataaaataaaataaaattttaaaaataaaaataaaacagtaATCATATATCATAAGATTGAAATCTGTCCAGAATTCGTACTTCTCCTTCCTCTGTATAAGTTGCTCAAGTGCTTGGACTAAACTGTGCTTGACAGTACAACAGATACAACCATTAGCCAGCTCAACCCATTCTTCAACAAGAGCGCCGCCATCTCCTTCGTTTATCATCGCTCTTTCTACTCCAATTTCCTCACCGAACTCATTCAAGATCACCGCTATCCTCTTACCGTGTTGGGTATTCAATATGTGATTCACCAGCTGAGTGAACAATCCATTCATCAGAGCTACATCGTTTAACTTGAAGGATTCGAAAAGTTCATTAAAaaggataataataataataataatgagattGATAGCTTTACAGTGGATTTGCCAGCTCCGAGATAGCCCGTAATGACGGTTACCCCTACCGAAGCGTCATTGTTTTGCAGCCGCCTCGATTTGGATTGTTCGAGAGGGTAGGGTTCCACGATTTCATCAATTCGAACGGCGAGAGGCGCCTCTTCGTCTTCTCCGTCGTCCATTTTCTTCTCCCTGTTCGGAGAATCAGAaaggattatttatttatcagttCCGCGTGTAAGCGGTCGGTCTAATTTTTCAGTAATAACAGCCCTCCACTTAGAAGATGCCACCTCAGAAATCACATTAAACTCACGCTAGACTCGTGCGCATGGGATAGCAATGCAAAAGACTTCAGCTGAGGTATTTCTTCCAGAACGAACGTGCGCTTCCAGGCTTCCAGAACGTGTGCTTCCAGAACGAACGCCGAACAGACCTCCACCGCCAGCATCCACCGCCACCAGTCCACCACCACCAGTCTGCCGAGTAACCGTTGTCCTCCTTGGCCGATTTCGCCCAGGCCGATTTCGCCCCACGAGTTCGTCGCCCACTACGCAAGCGCAGTGCCACCGCCACTGGTCCGTCGCCCACCATAGTTCGTCACCAACTAACAGTTGTTCATGGCTGACTCCAGTGACCATGGTGTTACTCAGGTGTTTCTCCTCTTTTACGTTATATGCCAAGACACTACTGGTGTTTGACAAAATGTTTGAAAGAGAGGTTTTATGTCCATGATCAAAGATTGCATGATTTATGGCACACCACTAAAAGGAATCTTCATCAAACAGTTTAACTCTTTGATGATTCATCAAGCAGACAGGGTTTCCAGAACATGCCCCGAAACCAATGTCCCACTTTAGATTGTATCTAATTTGTTGAAACTAACTCAATGTAAAATTTGTTGGAATAAAATAGGACTGCCTACAGACTTGCAGCAATATCTTTCTAGATGCCAGCTACTgagaatataaataatttgcACTCATTTCTTAACTAAAGCCATATCTTTTCCTCCCCATCCCCAAGAATCCACCTATCTCTCATTAATCCAAGGTCCCTGGCATAAAAACCAAGAAACTGTGCCAGCGAAGCAGACTGGCATCTCTTTAACTCGCACATCTTTAACCTTTTCTGGCATATTTCTACAAGTGTATTAGAAAGTTACCAAAATCTTTGCTGGTTCTTTACCTTCCAACACAAGGAAGCATCCTTTGTCTCCTTAGCATAAGTTTCTATGTTTGAACCACTATACTGCAGACGTTTAAAGATTCTGAGTTAACATATTAATTTTAGTCTTGCGTATGAATACTAAACTGCACCTTTCAGAGCACACGCATGCATAACTACTGGTGTTTGACAAAATGTTTGAAAGAGTCATATTTTGTTGGGTAGTTATAGGGTTCAATAAATTGTGGGAGTGCTTTTGTGCCTTACATAGAGCAATAGAATATGACAGTTAATTATGTGGGGTCGAGTGGATAATTTAAATAAGGAATTCAAAGCCATTTAATTGTCTCTATGATTTAGTGCCCTGTTTGTTGTGCTCTATACAGGATTCCCTGTTTTAGTAAGCATCTTGCGtatgtattttggtgattttctataactaatgaatttataattgtGGTTTTGTATGGAAGGAACCAATTTGTAATCTTGATAGTGATGGACTTGAAGCGGAAAGTGTAAACATTCAATGTGATGTGAATGTCGAAGATGGGGTCAATGTCAAAGATGGAGTGAATGTGATTCCCTCTTCGAGTAGTGGTCCATTGGAGCCATTCGTTGGTATGGTATTTGAGGATGTCAAAGATGCCCAAGTATTTTACAAGGCATATGCAAGGCGAAAAGGATTCGCAATCCGAACAAATCATACTCGATTGTCGAAAGATGATAAAACTCTTTGTGCAGTAGACTATGTTTGTACAAGGGAAGGATTTCGGCGGGTAAGACGGAAAGATACAGATCGAATAATCTCAAAACTTGATGAGATAAAGATTGGATGTAAAGCAATAATGGGAATAAAGAAAGATGGTGAAAAATGGATAGTCAACAAGTTTGTAGTTGGACATAATCATATTCTACTTACACCAAGAAGTACTAGTTTCCTTCGTGGACATAAGGGAGTTACTAAAGTGCAAAAAAAACTTCTTATGACTTTGAATGAGTTCGGTGTACCGACAAGGAATATAATGTCAGTGTTGAGTAAAGATTCAGGTGGTAACTTTAATGTCGGTTGTATTGGCAAAGATGTAGAAAATTACTTGAGAAGCAAAAGTAGAAAAGTATTTGAAGAGGGGGCACAAAAGTTATATTCCTACTTTCTTGATCGACAACTCAAAGAACCTGGGTTTGTGTTCTCCATGCAAGTTGATAAGGATGGGTGTATGAGAAGTTGTTTTTGAGCTGATGCGCGATCAAGAGCTGCATAccaatattttggagatgttgttACATTTGATGCCACTTACCTgatcaatatttataaaatgccATTTGTGTCATTTTCTGGAgttaatcatcatcatcagaccATAATGTTTGGTTGTGCTTTGTTAGTTAATAAAACGGCAGAATCATATACATGGTTATTGAGAACATGGCAAGAAGCAATGCTTGAGTGTGTCCCTTCAACAATAATTACAGATGATGACAAGGCGATGGCTAAGGCAATTGTAGAGGTACTCCCAAATACAACTCATAGGTTGTGCTTGTGGCACATTTTAGAAAAGATTCCCGAACACTTAGCCCATGTATATAACAAATTTCCAGACTTTCAAAAAGATTTTTATCAATGCATCCATGAGACAATTACTACTGATGAGTTCGAGCAAGAATGGGCTTTGATTGTAGTGAAGTATGAGTTAGGAGAAAATATTTAGCTGCAAAATCTTTACAACCGACGGATAAGTGGGTACCGGCCTACTTGCGTTCAACATTTTGTGCTGGTATGTCAACAATTCAGAGTGAAAGTATgaacaaatttttcaaagattATGTTTGTTCAAGCACTATGGTTAGTGATTTTGTGCATCAGTATGAAAAGGCTATAGAGGCACATTActttaaagagaaagagaatGGTGTGCAGACAAAATTTACTCGGGCGATAATGAAGACACCTTTTAAAATTGAAGAGGAGGCGGCAATGGTCTATACAAGAAAGTCTTTCATGATCTTTCAAAATGAGCTGTTCAATAATCTACGGTACCAAGCAAGAAAATTGTATGTGATTGGTGATGCCAAGACATATGGAGTGACAGCTTATAGAAAAGAAACACCTCTTTACCATGTGACATTGGAGGGTGATGAAGGACATGCTACATGTACATGTCATATGTGGGAGTTTATGGGGATTCTTTATAGGCATATCTTATGTGTTTTTGGCAAGAAAGCGAAGTTAAATAAATTGCCACAATATTATGTTCTAGACAGATGAACTATTAATACTAAAAGTCGACTCATTCCCAACATACCATGTTCTGATGACC contains:
- the LOC122311000 gene encoding protein FAR1-RELATED SEQUENCE 5-like, producing MADSSDHGVTQEPICNLDSDGLEAESVNIQCDVNVEDGVNVKDGVNVIPSSSSGPLEPFVGMVFEDVKDAQVFYKAYARRKGFAIRTNHTRLSKDDKTLCAVDYVCTREGFRRVRRKDTDRIISKLDEIKIGCKAIMGIKKDGEKWIVNKFVVGHNHILLTPRSTSFLRGHKGVTKVQKKLLMTLNEFGVPTRNIMSVLSKDSGGNFNVGCIGKDVENYLRSKSRKVFEEGAQKLYSYFLDRQLKEPGFVFSMQVDKDGCMRSCF